The following nucleotide sequence is from Pseudomonas sessilinigenes.
GGGAGGATTCCAGCAGGTGGCTGGCGAAGGAGTGGCGCAGCATGTGCGGGTGCAGGTTCTGGCCCAATTCGCGTTCGCCCGCTGCCTTGACTCGCAGTTGGATGGCGCGGGGGCCCAGGCGGCGGCCTTTCTGGCTGACGAAAAGGGCTGTGTCCGGTGGATTGCTCAAGGCCCGTAGCGGCAACCATAGTGCCAGGGCCTCGCGGGCTTTCCTGCCTACTGGCAGGACTCGGGTCTTGCTGCCCTTGCCCTGGACCTGCACCAGGCCATCGGCCAGGTCCAGTTGTTCGAGATTCAGGCTGGTGAGTTCGGAGAGGCGCAGCCCGCAGGAGTAGAACAGCTCCAGGATGGCTTGGTCGCGGTGAGCCAGGAAGTCGTCTTCTACTGCGCCGTCGAGCAGTTGCAGGGTACGGTCGGTATCCAGGGTCTTGGGCAGTCGTCGTTCGCCTTTGGGCGGGGACAGGCCATTGGCCGGATCGTGATCGCATAGCCCTTCGCGGTTCAGGTAGTGATAGAGCCCGCGTACCGCGGACAGCAAGCGGGCCAGGCTGCGGGAGGATTGGCCCTGCTGGTGCAGGCGTACCACCAGGCTGCGCAGGCCCTGGATGTCCAGGTCG
It contains:
- the xerC gene encoding tyrosine recombinase XerC translates to MQQQLDAYCAHLRSERQVSPHTLEAYRRDLGKVLGFCEKQQVHSWTDLDIQGLRSLVVRLHQQGQSSRSLARLLSAVRGLYHYLNREGLCDHDPANGLSPPKGERRLPKTLDTDRTLQLLDGAVEDDFLAHRDQAILELFYSCGLRLSELTSLNLEQLDLADGLVQVQGKGSKTRVLPVGRKAREALALWLPLRALSNPPDTALFVSQKGRRLGPRAIQLRVKAAGERELGQNLHPHMLRHSFASHLLESSQDLRAVQELLGHSDIKTTQIYTHLDFQHLAAVYDSAHPRAKRNKGGE